AAAGCGCTTCAATAAGAGTAATATCTACACTTGATTATAATACAGTAATGTAAAACTTCCTTCAATCAAGAGAGAAAATCACTTGATTGGAGGAAGTTTTATTAATAGAAAAAAAGTTGGCCTATTTTCTATGCTTATTCAATTTTCATGTCATCATTTTTTAATAGATTTACAGTATTTTGGGATAATACAGATGTTTTACGCATGTAACTTAATGTTCACTTCTTCATGTGTTCGATACCAAATCCATAAATCATTAATAATGGAAGCAAGGTCAGATATTTGTGAATTTAGTAGACAAGAGCGTTCAAAATTTTCTTCAACATTTAAGTACGCTTGTTTTTGATTAATTGTATGTTCTAATTCAGCGATACGATCAGGAATTTGACCACGAACTTTTTCCCAATGTGATAGTATAGCTTGTTGTATCTGGTCTGTATAATTTTCCCACGGTTGATCCAATGAAGGTAAATCTATGCCTAGCTGGTCATCATAAGTAAAAAATCGATCCACCTTTTTCACCTCCGAATCATGGATTCTTTTATTTAATTTTACATCACTATGATACTGTTGGCTATGAATATAAGTATTTTAAAATTTAGAATAGAACAAAATTAATTTTTATACTTTTTAATGTATAACTATTGAAAAGTGGATTGAAAGTTGTTACAGTATGTAATATCAAATTGAAATGAAACTTTTGAGGATGACGGCATTCAGACATCCTCATTCTTTATTGGGAATTATGTATAATTATTAATTTACAAGTATTATTATGCGTATTAATAGGAGGTCAGTCATGACGGTAAAAGAAAAAGTAGTTTTAGCATATTCAGGTGGATTAGACACATCGGTAGCAATTAAGTGGTTGGAGCAACAAGGATATGATGTTATTGCAGTTTGTTTAGATGTTGGTGAAGGGAAGGACTTAGATTTTATTAAAGAAAAAGCTCTAACGGTTGGAGCGATTAAATCTGTTGTCATCGATGCGAAAAAAGAATTTGCAGAAAGCTTCGTTCTTCCTGCGTTACAAGCAAATACGATGTATGAAAATAAGTATCCGTTAGTTTCAGCATTGTCTCGTCCATTAATCGCTAAGAAATTAGTTGAAGTAGCGGAGCAAGAAGGCGCAGTTGCAGTTGCTCATGGTTGTACTGGGAAAGGAAATGATCAAGTTCGTTTTGAGGTTTCTTTCTCTGCTTTGAATCCAAAATTAGATGTAATTGCTCCTGTGCGTGAGTGGAGTTGGTCACGTGAAGAAGAGATTGAATATGCGAAGAAACATAATATTCCTGTTCCAGTTAAGCTAGACAGTCCATATTCTATTGATCAAAATCTTTGGGGACGTGCCAACGAATGTGGCATTCTTGAAGATCCGTGGGCAACCCCACCGGAAGATGCATATGACTTAACAAATTCAATTGAAGATGCTCCAGATGAAGCAGATGTAATAGAAATAGAGTTTGTAGAAGGTAAGCCAGTTTCATTAAATGAGCAAACATTTGAACTTCATGAATTAGTTCAACATTTGAATGAACTTGCAGGAAAACATGGTGTGGGACGTATTGATCACGTTGAAAATCGTCTAGTTGGTATCAAGTCTCGTGAAGTGTATGAATGTCCAGCTGCAATCACGTTAATTAAGGCACATAAAGAACTTGAAGATTTGACTCTACCTCGTGAAACAGCACACTTTAAGCCTGTAATTGAAATGAAATTTGAAGAGGTAATCTATAATGGTTTGTGGTTTTCTCCTCTAAATGATGCACTATATGCATTTTTGAAAGAAACTCAAAAAAGTGTAACAGGAAAAGTACGTGTTAAGTTGTTCAAAGGTCATGCAATTGTAGAAGGGCGTCAATCTGATTATTCACTTTATAATGAGAAATTAGCGACGTATACATCTGATGATGAATTCGATCATAATGCAGCAGTAGGGTTTACAAAGCTATGGGGACTTCCAACACAAGTGCATAGCATGGTGAATGGGAAGAAGAAGGTGACAGTGTGAAGAAATTATGGGGTGGACGATTTCAAAAAACGGCTGAAGAATGGGTCGATGAGTTCAATGCGTCGATCCCGTTTGACCAAGCGTTAGTTGAAGAGGATATTGAGGGTAGCCTAGCACATGTTACGATGCTTGCTAAGTGTGGAATTCTTTCAAATGAAGAAGCAGAGCTAATTAAGGACGGACTTCTTATACTAATGGAAAAAGCAAAAAAAGGAGATCTTGAATATTCTGTTGCATATGAAGATATCCATTTGAACCTTGAAAAGATGCTAATTGATGAAATAGGTCCAGTAGGTGGTAAACTGCATACAGGAAGAAGTCGAAATGATCAAGTAGCAACAGATATGCACTTATATTTACGAAAACAAGTGCAAGAAATTCAAGAAGAACTTGAAGTGTTACAACGAGTGTTAATAGATAAAGCAGAGCAACATGTTGAAACAATTCTTCCAGGTTATACACATTTACAAAGAGCACAACCTGTATCGTTTGCACATCATTTAATGGCTTATTTTTGGATGTTTCAACGTGATCGTGAGCGAATGATAGATTCTTATAAACGTATAAATATCTCTCCTCTCGGTGCTGGTGCTTTAGCAGGAACAACATTCCCAATCGACAGAGAGTATAGTGCTGAATTATTAGGATTTGAAGCAGTCTATCAAAATAGTATGGATGCAGTAAGTGATAGAGATTTCATTATCGAATTTCTTTCTAATTCTTCAATGATTATGATGCATATGTCACGCTTTTGTGAAGAGTTAATCTTATGGTCAAGTGAAGAGTTTAAGTTCATTGAAATGGATGATGCTTTCTCAACTGGAAGTAGCATCATGCCACAAAAAAAGAACCCTGATATGGCGGAGCTAATTCGTGGTAAGACAGGGAGAGTTTATGGCAGCTTATTCGGTTTATTAACAGTAATGAAAGGTACACCGTTATCATACAACAAAGATATGCAAGAGGATAAAGAGGGAATGTTTGATGCTGTTAATACTGTGAAAGGTTCGTTAAAAATATTCGCAGGTATGATAGAGACGATGAAAATTCATACTGATTCAATGGAAAAAGCTGTCCGTAGTGACTTTTCGAATGCGACAGAACTTGCTGATTATCTAGCATCGAAGGGGATGCCGTTCAGAGAAGCACATGAAGTGGTAGGAAAACTTGTTTATACGTGCATTCAAAAACATATATACTTACTTGATCTTCCGTTTGAAGAATATAAGTCTGGATCGGAATTATTCGAAGAAGATGTCTATGATGTGTTAGAACCTCAAATCGTTGTGCAACGCCGAGAGAGCTTGGGTGGAACTGGTTTTGCTCAAGTGAAAAAAGCGATTATAGAAGCACGGAAAACATTGGTGTAAAATACCAATGTTTTTCGTGTTTTGATTAGTTAAGTAATTATTATATTCAAAGTTGATTATTCTCATGTTCTATCAGCTTGAGGGTAGATGTAGATTTTATGCTATTCAGCCTCAGCTTCAGCTTCATTACGGACAATTAAAACATCACATTTTGCATATCGTGTGATGTGCTCGGAAACACTACCGAGAAAGAATCGTTCAACAGCATTTAGACCTTGTGCACCACAAATAATTAGGTCGACTTCATGCTTTGGAGCAAGCTCTCTAGAAATTCTAACCTTTGGAGAGCCAAATTCGATCACGGTTTTTACATTTTTGATACCGCTGTCAATTGCTTCTGTTTTGTACTCTTCGAGAAACTCTTCTGCATATCTTTCAGCTCGTTCAACAATAGTACCATCGTATGCTTCAACTGTTGCATATGTTTTTGTATCAACAATATGACCGATGATTAAGTTTGCATCATTTCGTTTAGCAATACTAACAGATTTATTAAATGCTCTTTCAGCTTCTTTTGATCCATCAACCGCAACTAAAACATTAGAATAACGTAAGCTCATTCGAAATTCCTCCTTTAACATTTGAAGTCACTTATAGTATAGCATGGAAAAGTTTTCTTGAAGGAATAGTTTCTCAAAAAAATTCGAATAATATGTAACAATTAGTTAGTGATAGTCATCCTTTTTTAGGGAGGTGATGTTATGAAGAAAGAACAGAAAGACAAACAACCTTTTTTCTATGATGAAGAAGGGGAACAAGAAACATCTAATCAAATTACAAACGCCTATCAAAGTGGTGTAGTTGAACAATCTTCAAATATGAATCGGTCTGATAATAGAAAATAATAAATGAAAAGCAGGATTTTCCATTATTATGGAGGTTCTGCTTTTTTTATATGATATGATATTAAAAAGATGAAACTTTACGTTACTTACATCGTTAATATATAGTGGAACATGCTTTAATGAATGATGTTAGAAAGAGAACGTACAATTTAAGGTGAAGGGGAAAGATGGGGTGATAAAGTGAGTTTCATGAAAAGAGTGTTCAAAAAGATGCAAAAAGAACCAGAAATAGAAGAACGAACGGTTTTTAATATGAAGGTTGGAGACATCGTCACATATGATTTGATGGATTATCAAGTTGTTGGAAAGCTTTCCTATAACGATCATGGATTTCAATGGCATGCTTATCAACTTGAGGGGACAGATGAATCAATTTGGTTAAGTGTAGAAATGGATGATGAATTAGAGTTAGGAATATATCGAACTGCTAACTTGAATCTTACAGAGCCAATTCCTGATAAAATTGAATATAATGAGCGTACTTATCATTTGGATGAGAAAGGAATAGCAAATGTTCGTGGTGAAGGTAGAGGAAAAAATGTTAGTGGAATGAATGTCCGTTACTTTGATTTAGCTGATAATCAAGATGAAAACTTTTTATCAATTGAAATATGGGGTTCAGAGATTGAAGTTAGTGAAGGATTTGAAATTGACTCATTTGAAATCAAAATACTTGCAGGAAGTTAAGGAGGAATTAAGATGTTTCAATTATTTAAACGTGTAAAAACTGTTGTAGGTTCTGAGCTGAATGCCTTAATCGATAAGGCTGAAGATCCAGTGAAAATGCTTGAACAATATATGCGTGAAATGGAAGCCGATATTCGCGATGCTGAGACAGCTATTGCTAAGCAAATTGCAAATGAAAAGATGTTAGAGAAGAAGTTAAAAGATGCAAAAGCACTTGTTGAAAAACGAGAAGCACAAGCATTAAAAGCGCTTGAAGCTGGGGATGAAGGTTTAGCACGTCGTGCATTAGAAGATAAAAAAAGTCATCAAGCAAACGTCGAACAATTAGATGGGGCATACACAAGAGCACGTGAAGATGCACAGCATTTACGGAAAAAACTTGATGAGATGAAATCTGAATATCAACAAATGAAGTTAAAGAAAGATTCATTAAAAGCACGAGCAGAGTCAGCCAAAACACGTACGAAAATGAATCGTACAATGTCTAGTATTGGAAGTGAAGAATCTCGCCGTGGTTTTGAAAGAATGGAAGAGAAAGTGATGCAGTACGAAGCTGAAGCTGAAACAAGTGAAGACCTACGTAGTTCAAATCGTTCTTTAGACGATGAATTTGAGGCATTAGAAACGAATGATGTCGATGATGAACTTGCTGAGTTGAAGAAAAAACTGGGGAAATAATCTTTCCCCTTTTTTTATGTTAATAATAACCATATTGATAGAATAAGAGGTGATATGATGCTAAGAGGAATAGGAGGGACTTTTGTAGTTATACTCTTATTAATTGTAAGTGCTTGTGGTACAAATAATGAAGTGAGTCAATTTGAAGAACCAGAAATAGTGTTAGAAGAACCAAAACAAACAGAACAAAAACCGACTGAACCAATAAAACAGCAAGATGAAGAAAATTCACAAGAACAAGTTGAACAACCTGTAGAAGAACAAGTGAAGAGTTATGACAATGTTCAAGACTTTATAATAGACAATTATGAGTATGTAGAGACGATAAATAGTAGTACGAACAGTGGGGATATTTCAAGTGTATATCGTGCAAATGCAAAATCACTAATACAAGTGTCGAATGATATAGTAAATCAATTTCTCCCTCGTGATTTAAGCGATATTCATGATGGGAAACAAGTCATTATTTATGATAATCCACAATATTTTGTTGTGCTTACAGAAGACGGTGAAGGTACTAATATAGAACTTGCAGAATATGGGTTTGTCCGAGATAATTTCTCACCTGATTTTTTCGATGGTTTACTCCTATTATGGGTACTTGATGAAGTATTAGATGTTGATGATTGGGGCAAAAAGCAAAGGAATCGTTGTTATGAAGGTTATGGAGATTGCTATCATGGATATGGAGGAACTGGAGGTAGTGTAAGATCTAAAGGTAGTGTAAGTTCTAAAGGGTCTACAAGTAAGCCTGATTTCCGAGGGTATTCTTCATCAGTGCGTGGCGGTGGACCAGGATCTGGGAAATGATAGAAGAAAGGGTGTAGAAGATGGAACCATTTTTATTAACGATTTATTACTTTCTAGCAGCTGTGGCAATTATAGTTGTTGGATTGTTTGTTTTTGAACTAATTACGACAAAATATAAGGATTGGCAAGAGGTAGAAGAAGGAAATTATGCTGTAGCCCTATCAATCGGCGGGAAAATTATAGGGATTAGTATTATTTTAATGTTCTCGATATATACAAATTATTCAATTATAGATACGTTAATTTGGGGAGCGATTGGAATTGTATTACAGATGGTCGCTTACTTATTATTTGAATTTTTAACAAGGCGCTTTTCAGTAGAGGAGCAATTAAAACAACGTAATATTGCAGTTGGTATTATAAGCTTTTGTGTATCTGTTGGATTAGCATTTGTAATTGGAGCGTCAATTACATAAGATAAATCGACTATCGAACCCTCGAATTTATAATTTGAGGGTTCGACTTTTTAAATGTAGATGAAAGAGGTTGCAAATGAAATGATGACAAGAGCAGCAGAACGGAATACTAGAGCAATATATTGGGCCTCAGGTATCGTTTCCATTTGTGGAATTATATTTGAGGTGCTGTTTGGTGCATTAGGGTCATATATACTTGGCGATGGTGTGAAACAATACACGCTAACAATTTCATTATTTTTAACAGGCATGGGAATTGGAGCTTCAATTAGTGAGAAGGTAATGAAAAAATTAATTCTCGCTTTTGTACTTATTGAGTTTTCGGTAGCTTTAATTGGGGGATTCTCAAGTTTCCTTCTCTTTTCAATTACAGCGTACTTAGCACCGGGTACAGATGCATTTTTCTTATATTTAGTTACATTATTAATAGGTGGATTAACAGGACTTGAGTTACCAATATTAATTCGAAAGGCAAATGAAATAGGTGTTGAGTTAAATCGGAGTACAGCACGTGTATTGTTTTCTGATTATGCTGGCGGATTAATTGGCGGATTATTATTTGTTTTCTTGTTACGACCAAAGTTTGGATTAGTGAAAACAGCATTTCTTGTCGCAATTATTAATGCTGTTGTGGCTGTATGGGTTCTATGGTTGTTTCAGAAAGAAATTCAGCAATTTAAACGTTATTTTATTGTCGGTATAGCAATTATTATTTTATTGTTTGCAGGTTTAATGTTTGGGGAAAAAATTGCTTTTACATTTGAACAAAAGCTCTACCGAGACCCCATAATTCATTCAGAGGAAACAGCTTATCAACATATAATCGTAACGAAAAGAAACGATGATGTACGGTTATTCTTAAATGGGTCACTTCAATTTAGTTCAACAGATGAATATCGTTATCACGAAATGATCGTCCATCCGCCAATGACGTTGGCATCTGATCGAGAAAACATACTTATATTAGGAGGAGGAGATGGGTTAGCCACAAGAGAATTATTAAAGTATGAAGATGTAAAACAAATTACAATGGTTGACCTTGATCCTCGTGTTGTTGAACTTGCAAAAACACATCCTGATATCGTTAAGTTAAATGAAGGTGTGTTTGAAGATAAACGATTAAATGTTATTCATCAAGATGCTTTTCAATTTATGGAACAATCAGATGAATGGTTTGATGTGATTCTTGTTGATTTACCTGATCCAAATAATGAATCATTAAATAAGTTATATACGGTTGAATTTTATTCGTTACTTCGTAATCATTTAAAGCCAGGTGGTAAAATAATGATTCAGTCAACAAGCCCTGTCTTTGCTACAAAAGTATATTGGACCATAGATCGAACAGTAAAGGAAACGGGATTATATACAGAAAATTTCCATGTGGACATTCCGAGTTTTGGAAATTGGGGTTTTATTATGGCTTCTAGGGAAGAAATTGATTTAAACAAATTCCAACTAGAGGTTGAAACTAAGTTTTTAACAGAGGAGATGTTATTAGCTCTAACTTATTTTGGGAAAGATGAAGATGGTACGTTTTATGATAGCAAAGGTAGGCAGATCGAATTACAACCAAATACACTTATACGCCCTAACCTTATTGAAAAATATAGTGAGTCATGGAGTCATTATTAAAGGAATGTGTATATTTTACGTGTTATTTTATGCTAAGATTCTCGAATTTAAGTTAGATGAATAAAATTATTGATAGGTTTACTTTTGATTTGTTTGTTAAATGGTAGAGGTATTAATAAATCATATTCAAAGGGGCGAATACTATTGCTACTTTCTTATCATGGACATTCAGTGGTACAAATTGAAACTAAAGGTACAAAAATCTTAATTGATCCATTTATAAACGGAAATGCACTATGTGATCTAGATGCAAGTAATGTAAAATGCGATGTAATATTATTAACACATGGTCATAATGATCATGTAGGAGATACTGTGGAGATTGCTAAACGAAATGATGCATTAGTGATTGCGACATTTGAATTAGCCAATTATTTGGGAGCAAAAGGTGTGAAAACACATCCAATGCATATAGGTGGTTCACATGAATTTAAGTTTGGAAAAGTGAAGTTTACACAAGCGTTCCACGGATCAAGTTATACAGAAGAAGATGGACAAATCATTTATACAGGTATGCCAGCGGGGATTCTATTTTTTGCTGAAGGTAAAACGATATATCATGCTGGAGATACAGCTTTATTCTCTGATATGAAGATGTATGGTGAATTGTACAACATTGATGTTGCGTTCTTACCAATTGGAGATAATTTCACGATGGGACATGATGATGCAGTTCTTGCAGCAACATGGATAAATTCTAAAGAAGTAATACCGATCCACTACAATACTTTCCCAGTTATAGAACAAGATCCACATCAATTTGTAAGTGCATTAGCTAGTAGTGAAGGGAAAGTGATGAATCCAGGGGATTCATTCAATTTATAAGAAAGAGCTGACTGTTTTTATAGGGCAGTCAGCTCTTTCTTAATCGAGTAGCATGTGTTTAATTGTTAATGATTCTTGCTAGGAAAATAAGATGGTTATACTGGGCCAGCTGGATTCGAACCAACGCATGACGGAGTCAAAGTCCGTTGCCTTACCGCTTGGCTATAGCCCATCGATGTACGAATAATAATGAACAAGTAGTTTAGAGTGATTTTCAACGTTGTTTTAACGTTTCAAAATAGCAGCTGTTTGTTGTGTTGATACGTATATAATGTGTAATAGTTTTTTTAATATACATAGGATTTGAATAAAAGAAATGAACGTAATCAACCTTTTATTTTGCGTTGAAAAAATGAAGCGATTTTGCTTGATAAAAGAAAGGTGTCTAATTGATGTGACGTGGTTTCACAAGTATAATGAAAGCAAGATAAATTTACATCTCAATTAATTCGAGATGAAATGAAAGTATGGTGAGGAAGTTGGCTACAAAACATGAGCAGATCTTACAGCATATCGAAAACTTAGAAGTGGGTAATAAAATCTCTGTTCGACAAATTGCGAAAGAGCTACTGGTAAGTGAAGGGACTGCTTATCGTGCGATTAAAGATGCTGAAAATAAAGGGATGGTTAGTACGATTGAACGTGTAGGAACCATCCGAATTGAACAGAAAAAGAAAGAAAATTTCGAAAAGCTTACATATGCAGAGGTTGTAAACATTGTTGATGGTCAAGTCTTAGGTGGTCGAGAAGGGCTTCATAAAACATTAAACAAATTTGTAATCGGTGCGATGAAACTAGAAGCGATGATGCGTTATACAGGAGCAGGAAATTTACTTATTATTGGTAATCGGACGAAAGCTCATGAGAAGGCATTAGAAGCTGGAGCGGCAGTACTTATTACAGGTGGATTCGATACAGAAGAAAATGTAAAATTATTAGCAGATGAATTTCAATTACCAATCATCTCAACAAGTTATGACACATTTACTGTAGCTACTATGATTAACCGTGCTATCTATGATCAATTGATTAAGAAAGAAATTGTTTTTGTAGAAGATATTTTAACTTCAATTGAACGAACGTTTTTTATCGAAACAAGTGATAATGTCGGCAAATGGTTTGAGTTAAACGATGAAACGAAGCATAGTCGTTATCCAGTAGTAGACGATTCTTTGAAAATTCAAGGAATGGTCACTGCTAAAGATGTCATAGGGGTGGATCGTAACCTTTCAATTGAAAAAGTAATGACGAAAAATCCGATGACGGTTAATGCTAAGACGTCAGTAGCAAACTGTGCACATATGATGGTATGGGAAGGGATTGAAGTTCTTCCTGTTATTGATGATCATCATAGGTTGCAAGGGATTATTAGTCGACAAGATGTTTTAAAAGCACTACAAATGATTCAACGTCAACCACAAGTAGGTGAAACAATTGACGACTTAATTACGAATCAGTTTATGAATACGACAGAGGCTGGCGGTTCAACCTATCGTTGTGAAGTTACACCTCAAATGACTAATCACCTTGGAACAATTTCTTATGGAGTGTTTACGACGCTTGTAACAGAAGCGAGCAGTCGGATAATGAGAAATCATAAGAAAGGCGACCTCGTTGTTGAGAATATCACTGTTTACTTTATTAAACCTGTCCAATTAGAAAGTATCTTAGAAATTGTACCGAAAGTGCTTGAAGTTGGTCGTAAGTTCGGAAAGGTTGATGTAGAAGTATATAACGAAGGTAAGCTTGTTGGGAAAGCGTTATTGATGGCGCAATTAATTGATCGCTAGAGTAGAATAATAGTTCGAATATAATTTACACTATCATGATAATCGTTATTTTATTTCCAAAATTAAAAGTGAGTAAATTGTTACGGTATACAAAAAAAGTCATGCCCGAATGGACATGACTTTTACATATCTTAATCATTCTGAAGGTTTGCTTTTTCAGCTTCCTCAACAGCGAGTGGAAAATAATAATTCTTTCTTTTGAAATTAAAATATGCGTGTAATCCTCCAATGAGGATAAAAAGAACGCCTACAACAAGTTCGATGGTAATACTCCATCCGATGATTTGATTCAATCCGAATAGAAAAACAAATGCACCTAATGAAATACTTGATTTTGCAGAATACCATTGTTTTTCGTAAGGTCGTCTTGAGCGGAAAAATTTTGTTTTATAGAATAAATACATGATTAGCGCAATTATTGATAATGAGCCGAACACTAACACTTGTTAATCACACCTTCCAATCTACGTTTCCGCTTTCTATTGTAACGGTGCTTGTATTGAAAAGCTAGTCAAGATTTGAAAGTTTAATGACACTAAAATAACAACAGATAGGATGATTGCAATGAAACAAGACATTCTGAATGAAATTAAAAAGTTCGATACAATTATCATACATCGTCATGTTCGCCCTGATCCAGATGCATTAGGGTCTCAAGGTGGGCTAGGTGAAATCATTAAAGCATCGTTCCCAGATAAGAATGTCTATTTAACTGGTGAAGAAGAGGAAGGGTTAACTTTCTTAGTACGTATGGATGAAGTTTCTGATGATATGTATAACGGTGCATTAGTTATCGTTTGCGATACAGCCAACCAAGAAAGAATCAGTGATTCTCGTTATAATAAAGGAGAACGATTAATAAAAATCGATCATCACCCGAATCGTGATGTTTATGGTGACCTCGTTTGGGTAGATACGGACGCTAGTGCAACGTCTGAACTTATTTACGAGTTCTATGAATTCGGTAAAGAACAAGGTCTTGTACTTACAGAACAAGCAGCACGTCTATTATTTGCTGGAATTGTTGGTGATACAGGTCGATTCCTGTTCCCAAGCACGAATATTAACACATTCAAGTATGCATCTGAATTAGTTAAAAAAGGGATCAATTTCTCAGAGTTATATACTGATATGTATAAAATGAGCCCTAGTATCGCACGATTAAATGGTTTTATTCTTCAAAACTTCTCTGTAACAGATGAAGGAGTTGCTGCTGTAAGTTTAACGAAAGAATTACTTGCGGAATATAACCTTACAGCAAATGAAACTTCTAAAACAGTTGGTGTTTTAGGGAATATTGACGGAGTGTTAGCTTGGGTATTCTTTGTAGAAGAAGATGATCAAATTCGTGTGCGTCTTCGTTCTAGAGGACCGATTATCAATACTGTTGCACAAAAATATAACGGTGGTGGTCATCCACTTGCATCGGGTGCTACGATTTATGAATGGTCTGAAGCTGAAAATGTTATTGCAGATTTAGACAAAGCATGTGCTGAATTTAATAATAACTAAATTATAAAAACGAATGTGTTAATCGCATTCGTTTTTTATACAATAAAAAGATTATACGTTTAGAAATGGCTTGAACTTGTTCTGTTTATTTTATAATGGCAGAAAGTGTTGCGCTTGTCACTTGCGTAATTGGACTTCCACATGCACTTCTAGAGTTGTAGATAAGAAGAGGTATTTTACTTTAACAGTATATTGAGATTGATCAAAGTCGTAAATTTTATTTTCAATTGTTTTAAATAAAAAGTTTTTGTTTTCCACGATTGTTGCAATATTTTGTTTGAGAAGTGGTTGTAGTTCGCCTTGGATAGCATCCTTTAATAATTGAACGGTTAACAAGTCTAGCTTCAGTTCTTTCGCATTGGTTAATTCGATGACAATGTCTTCAACAATAAGCTTTTTTTTATTTTCATTATTTAAATGCTCAACATCTTCTTTCCACATCTGAATTTCTTGATTTAATTGAGTGATTTTATTTCTTTGTTCGGATAGTGTTAATATTTGTTCATCTTGCATTTGTCCAAAAATGAAAAGGAATACACCCCAGCTAACGACCATTCCAATAAAGGTACCAGCAAAAAAACGTTGCCACTTTGGATCACGATAATAAGGAGGAACTCTCACTACATTTGCTCCTGTGTGAGCCAATGTAGTATCAGCGATGCTGTATGTGTTCCACCCATTGCAGCGATAATAAGAAGTATTTGTTTGAAAATACTAAGTGTTTCTCCGTAGAAGATACCACGCTGGAAGTTTGTGATCGCATCAAATGTTCCACCTATTGCAGCTACAATTGCCCAAATCTTTAATCCTTTTTCTATTTTCACCATCATTGTTAAAGGAGGTTGTCCTACAAGGAATGCACCTAATCCACCGATAATGACACCACCAAGTAATACGCCAAGACCGATGAAATAACAATTAATAAATGACGCCATAAATCGTTCCTCAATCATATTTACACCTTCAATCTTGGTAATTAATTATGTATAAAATACATTTTTTCATTAAAATAAGAGAACTCTGGCACAAGCTAGTTTGCAAAAGTTTAATT
This Bacillus solimangrovi DNA region includes the following protein-coding sequences:
- a CDS encoding PspA/IM30 family protein gives rise to the protein MFQLFKRVKTVVGSELNALIDKAEDPVKMLEQYMREMEADIRDAETAIAKQIANEKMLEKKLKDAKALVEKREAQALKALEAGDEGLARRALEDKKSHQANVEQLDGAYTRAREDAQHLRKKLDEMKSEYQQMKLKKDSLKARAESAKTRTKMNRTMSSIGSEESRRGFERMEEKVMQYEAEAETSEDLRSSNRSLDDEFEALETNDVDDELAELKKKLGK
- a CDS encoding argininosuccinate synthase, translating into MTVKEKVVLAYSGGLDTSVAIKWLEQQGYDVIAVCLDVGEGKDLDFIKEKALTVGAIKSVVIDAKKEFAESFVLPALQANTMYENKYPLVSALSRPLIAKKLVEVAEQEGAVAVAHGCTGKGNDQVRFEVSFSALNPKLDVIAPVREWSWSREEEIEYAKKHNIPVPVKLDSPYSIDQNLWGRANECGILEDPWATPPEDAYDLTNSIEDAPDEADVIEIEFVEGKPVSLNEQTFELHELVQHLNELAGKHGVGRIDHVENRLVGIKSREVYECPAAITLIKAHKELEDLTLPRETAHFKPVIEMKFEEVIYNGLWFSPLNDALYAFLKETQKSVTGKVRVKLFKGHAIVEGRQSDYSLYNEKLATYTSDDEFDHNAAVGFTKLWGLPTQVHSMVNGKKKVTV
- a CDS encoding DUF4178 domain-containing protein encodes the protein MKRVFKKMQKEPEIEERTVFNMKVGDIVTYDLMDYQVVGKLSYNDHGFQWHAYQLEGTDESIWLSVEMDDELELGIYRTANLNLTEPIPDKIEYNERTYHLDEKGIANVRGEGRGKNVSGMNVRYFDLADNQDENFLSIEIWGSEIEVSEGFEIDSFEIKILAGS
- a CDS encoding universal stress protein, with the protein product MSLRYSNVLVAVDGSKEAERAFNKSVSIAKRNDANLIIGHIVDTKTYATVEAYDGTIVERAERYAEEFLEEYKTEAIDSGIKNVKTVIEFGSPKVRISRELAPKHEVDLIICGAQGLNAVERFFLGSVSEHITRYAKCDVLIVRNEAEAEAE
- a CDS encoding DUF350 domain-containing protein, whose translation is MEPFLLTIYYFLAAVAIIVVGLFVFELITTKYKDWQEVEEGNYAVALSIGGKIIGISIILMFSIYTNYSIIDTLIWGAIGIVLQMVAYLLFEFLTRRFSVEEQLKQRNIAVGIISFCVSVGLAFVIGASIT
- a CDS encoding DUF4247 domain-containing protein, translated to MLRGIGGTFVVILLLIVSACGTNNEVSQFEEPEIVLEEPKQTEQKPTEPIKQQDEENSQEQVEQPVEEQVKSYDNVQDFIIDNYEYVETINSSTNSGDISSVYRANAKSLIQVSNDIVNQFLPRDLSDIHDGKQVIIYDNPQYFVVLTEDGEGTNIELAEYGFVRDNFSPDFFDGLLLLWVLDEVLDVDDWGKKQRNRCYEGYGDCYHGYGGTGGSVRSKGSVSSKGSTSKPDFRGYSSSVRGGGPGSGK
- the argH gene encoding argininosuccinate lyase translates to MKKLWGGRFQKTAEEWVDEFNASIPFDQALVEEDIEGSLAHVTMLAKCGILSNEEAELIKDGLLILMEKAKKGDLEYSVAYEDIHLNLEKMLIDEIGPVGGKLHTGRSRNDQVATDMHLYLRKQVQEIQEELEVLQRVLIDKAEQHVETILPGYTHLQRAQPVSFAHHLMAYFWMFQRDRERMIDSYKRINISPLGAGALAGTTFPIDREYSAELLGFEAVYQNSMDAVSDRDFIIEFLSNSSMIMMHMSRFCEELILWSSEEFKFIEMDDAFSTGSSIMPQKKNPDMAELIRGKTGRVYGSLFGLLTVMKGTPLSYNKDMQEDKEGMFDAVNTVKGSLKIFAGMIETMKIHTDSMEKAVRSDFSNATELADYLASKGMPFREAHEVVGKLVYTCIQKHIYLLDLPFEEYKSGSELFEEDVYDVLEPQIVVQRRESLGGTGFAQVKKAIIEARKTLV